Proteins co-encoded in one Pseudoliparis swirei isolate HS2019 ecotype Mariana Trench chromosome 7, NWPU_hadal_v1, whole genome shotgun sequence genomic window:
- the LOC130196874 gene encoding zinc finger protein OZF-like translates to MSRVKNMRKFVNERLTAAAEEIFGVFEKAIVEYEEEVDRQRRLLDIVWKPVIKLHRTEQHVSQEEEKKGEEDEEEEVLCEQQHLCIQQRSSSLDQEDPEPPQVKEEQEELCTSQEGEQLELKQETETFMLTPTHEERDHSEPEPTVDHQLLSYFSHVAEIPDQIGSEHEHLESTRNAEPEPKNQHQQSRNCFNNVHEPETSIVYNSHMGKKAFPCVLCNKTFQSKSRLMKHMIVHTGEIPDSHRSIKCEKCGKAFIYKSCLLMHMRTHTGEKPYSCNICGKRFTQKSTLNSHLRIHTGEKPYPCQTCGKRFAQLSILKSHMRIHTGEKPFTCLLCGKTFRRKCDLSVHMSRCHCE, encoded by the exons ATGTCTAGAGTTAAGAACATGAGAAAGTTTGTCAACGAGCGACTGACTGCTGCTGCCGAAGAGATATTTGGAGTTTTTGAAAAAGCGATTGTTGAGTACGAAGAAGAGGTCGACCGTCAGCGCAGACTGCTGGACATCGTTTGGAAACCTGTAATAAAGTTACACAGGACAG AGCAACATGtctctcaggaggaggagaagaagggggaggaagatgaggaagaggaggttcttTGTGAGCAGCAGCATCTCTGTATTCAGCAGAGGAGTtccagtctggaccaagaggacccagagcctccacaggttaaagaggaacaggaggaactctgcaccagtcaggagggagagcagcttgagctgaagcaggagactgagaccttcatgttgactcctACTCATGAGGAAAGGGACCACAGTGAACCAGAACCAACAGTTGACCACCAGCTCCTCTCTTACTTCTCTCATGTAGCTGAGATTCCAGATCAGATAGGAAGCGAGCATGAACACTTGGAATCAACCAGAAATGCGGAGCCAGAACCAAAGAATCAACATCAGCAAAGCAGAAATTGTTTTAACAACGTACATGAACCTGAAACGTCAATTGTCTATAATTCTCACATGGGTAAAAAGGCTTTCCCATGTGTCTTGTGTAACAAAACGTTTCAGTCCAAGTCACGTTTGATGAAACATATGATTGTACACACAGGTGAAATCCCTGATTCACATAGGTCTATAAAATGTGAAAAGTGTGGAAAAGCTTTTATCTACAAGTCATGCTTACTCATGCACATGAGAActcatacaggtgagaaaccGTATTCTTGCAACATCTGCGGTAAACGATTCACTCAGAAATCTACACTGAATTCCCATTTACGAATTCATACGGGTGAGAAACCATATCCTTGCCAAACATGTGGGAAACGATTCGCTCAGCTATCAATATTGAAATCTCATATGAGAATCCACACGGGTGAAAAGCCATTTACATGCCTCTTATGTGGGAAAACGTTCAGACGTAAATGTGACCTCTCAGTACACATGAGCAGATGCCACTGTGAATGA
- the LOC130197446 gene encoding zinc finger protein 184-like, producing MSTVENMRNFVNERLTAAAEEIFRVFEKAIVEYEEEVDRQRRLLDIVWKPVIKLHRTELPQQHVCKEEEGKEEEEQQLCVEERSPSLDQEDPAPPQVKEEQEELCTGQEGEQLELKQETETFMLTPTHEETDHSEPEPTVDHQLLSCISHVVESPDQTESRGERPHSYRSLKCDTCGKSMSRVENMRKFVNERLTAAAEEIFGVFEKAIVEYEEEIDRQRRLLDIVWKPELKLQRTEQHVSLEEDDDEVEEVLCEQQHLCNQQKSSSLDQEDPEPPQIKEEQEELCTSQEEEQLELKQETETFMLTPNCEEILCQRNRPTKSQSNPSISKIDSNTHTDKKKVKCVMCGKAFQYQSFLQRHLLIHTGEKLFTCDTCGKRFSRLSSLTDHKTIHTGEKPYLCQTCGKAFRLDCRLRAHMMTHKAERLYSCNVCGKRFCWPSRLKAHMRIHAADEPLDPFKMNPGKCFRVENMRNFVNERLTAAAEELFRVFEKAIVEYEEEVDRQRRLLDIVWKPVIKLHRTELSQQHVCKEEEGKEEEEQQLCVEERSPSLDQEDPAPPQRVENMRKFVNERLTAAAEEIFGVFEKAIVEYEEEIDRQRRLLDIVWKPELKLQRTEQHVSLEEDDDEVEEVLCEQQHLCIQQKSSSLDQEDPEPPQIKEEQEELCTSQEGEQLELKQETEAFMLTPTHEERDHSEPEPTVDHQLLSYFSHVAEIPDQIGSEHEHLESTRNVEQNPKNQHQQSRNCFNNVHEPETSIVENTHTGKNTVQCVLCYKTFQYKSRLMKHMIVHTGERPRLQRSIKCDICGKAFIYKSCLLMHMRTHSGEKPYSCNICGKRFSQKSSLNSHLRIHTGEKRYSCQTCGKGFARLSILKSHMTLHTGEKPLTCLLCGNTFRIRRDLSVHMSRDHSVNEFDSSLR from the exons ATGTCTACAGTTGAGAACATGAGAAACTTTGTCAACGAGCGACTAACTGCTGCTGCCGAAGAGATATTCAGAGTTTTTGAAAAAGCTATTGTTGAGTACGAAGAAGAGGTCGACCGTCAGCGCAGACTGCTGGACATCGTTTGGAAACCTGTAATAAAGTTACACAGGACAG AACTCCCACAGCAACATGTatgtaaggaggaggagggaaaagaggaagaggagcagcagctctGTGTCGAGGAGAGGAGCCCCAgtctggaccaagaggacccagcGCCTCCACaggttaaagaggaacaggaggaactctgcaccggtcaggagggagagcagcttgagctgaagcaggagactgagaccttcatgttgactcctACTCATGAGGAGACGGACCACAGTGAACCAGAACCAACAGTTGACCACCAGCTCCTCTCTTGCATATCTCATGTCGTTGAAAGCCCAGATCAGACTGAAAGCAGAGGTGAAAGGCCTCATTCATATAGGTCTTTAAAATGTGACACATGTGGAAAAT CAATGTCTAGAGTTGAGAACATGAGAAAGTTTGTCAACGAGCGACTGACTGCTGCTGCCGAGGAAATATTCGGAGTTTTTGAAAAAGCGATTGTTGAGTACGAAGAAGAGATCGACCGCCAGCGCAGACTGCTGGACATCGTTTGGAAACCTGAACTAAAGTTACAAAGGACAG AGCAACAtgtctctctggaggaggacgacgatgaggtggaggaggttctCTGTGAGCAGCAGCATCTCTGTAATCAGCAGAAGAGCTCAAgtctggaccaagaggacccagagcctccacagattaaagaggaacaggaggaactctgcaccagtcaggaggaagagcagcttgagctgaagcaggagactgagaccttcatgttgactcctAATTGTGAGGAAATACTTTGCCAGAGGAACAGACCCACTAAGAGTCAGTCCAACCCGAGCATTTCAAAGATTGACAGCAATACTCACAcggataaaaaaaaagtaaaatgtgtCATGTGTGGGAAGGCTTTTCAGTATCAGTCCTTTTTGCAGAGACACCTGTTAATACACACGGGGGAAAAGCTGTTTACTTGCGACAcgtgtgggaaaagattcagTCGGCTTTCATCGCTGACTGATCATAAGACAatccacacaggtgagaagccgTATTTATGCCAAACATGCGGAAAAGCTTTCAGACTTGATTGTAGATTAAGAGCTCACATGATGACCCACAAGGCTGAAAGGCTGTATTCTTGCAACGTATGTGGAAAAAGATTCTGTTGGCCATCACGATTGAAGGCCCACATGAGAATCCATGCAGCGGACGAGCCGTTGGATCCGTTCAAGATGAACCCTGGAAA GTGCTTCAGAG TTGAGAACATGAGAAACTTTGTCAACGAGCGACTGACTGCTGCTGCCGAAGAGTTATTCAGAGTTTTTGAAAAAGCTATTGTTGAGTACGAAGAAGAGGTCGACCGTCAGCGCAGACTGCTGGACATCGTTTGGAAACCTGTAATAAAGTTACACAGGACAG AACTCTCACAGCAACATGTatgtaaggaggaggagggaaaagaggaagaggagcagcagctctGTGTCGAGGAGAGGAGCCCCAgtctggaccaagaggacccagcACCTCCACag AGAGTTGAGAACATGAGAAAGTTTGTCAACGAGCGACTGACTGCTGCTGCCGAGGAAATATTCGGAGTTTTTGAAAAAGCGATTGTTGAGTACGAAGAAGAGATCGACCGCCAGCGCAGACTGCTGGACATCGTTTGGAAACCTGAACTAAAGTTACAAAGGACAG AGCAACAtgtctctctggaggaggacgacgatgaggtggaggaggttctTTGTGAGCAGCAGCATCTCTGTATTCAGCAGAAGAGCTCAAgtctggaccaagaggacccagagcctccacagattaaagaggaacaggaggaactctgcaccagtcaggagggagagcagcttgagCTGAAGCAGGAGACTGAGGCCTTCATGTTGACTCCTACTCATGAGGAAAGGGACCACAGTGAGCCAGAACCAACAGTTGACCACCAGCTCCTCTCTTACTTCTCTCATGTAGCTGAGATCCCAGATCAGATAGGAAGCGAGCATGAACACTTAGAATCAACCAGAAATGTAGAGCAAAATCCAAAGAATCAACATCAGCAAAGCAGAAATTGTTTTAACAACGTACATGAACCTGAAACGTCAATTGTCGAGAATACTCACACGGGTAAAAATACTGTCCAATGTGTCTTGTGTTACAAAACGTTTCAGTACAAGTCACGTTTGATGAAACATATGATAGTACACACAGGTGAAAGGCCTCGTTTACAAAGGTCTATAAAATGTGACATTTGTGGAAAAGCTTTTATCTACAAGTCATGCTTACTCATGCACATGAGAACTCACTCGGGTGAGAAACCGTATTCTTGCAACATCTGCGGTAAAAGATTCAGTCAGAAATCTTCACTGAATTCCCATTTACGAATTCATACGGGTGAGAAACGATATTCTTGCCAAACATGTGGGAAAGGTTTCGCTCGGCTATCAATATTGAAATCTCATATGACACTCCACACGGGTGAAAAGCCACTTACTTGCCTCTTATGTGGTAATACGTTCAGAATTAGGCGTGACCTCTCAGTCCACATGAGCAGAGACCACAGTGTCAATGAATTTGACTCATCACTGCgctga
- the LOC130196867 gene encoding zinc finger protein 235-like, with translation MSSVENMREFVNERLTAAAEEIFGVFVKTIVEYQEEIDRQRKLLDNGWKPAMKLHRTEQHVYKEEEEEEVLCEQQHLCIQQRSSSLDQEDPEPPQIKEEQEELCTSQEGDHLELKQETETFMVTPTHEETDHSEDMTLIFNPDDAVNLPVISYVVSAPKSDHELLSHNTHEAESQDHKRGRNGDSGSTKYATPKGKKKLFQRKGPTKRQSNPTMSMIDSNTPTDKMFFQCDTCEKTFQFKSQMQRHLLMHTGEKPFSCHTCGKRFNRASSLTDHKRIHTELRQQHVCKEMMEEEEALCDQQLSIEERSPSLDQEDPEPPQIKEEQEELCTSQEEEQLELKQETETFMLTPNCEEILCQRNRPTKSQSNPSISKIDSNTHTDKKKVKCVMCGKAFQYQSFLQRHLLIHTGEKLFTCDTCGKRFSRLSSLTDHKTIHTGEKPYLCKTCGKAFRLDCILRAHMMTHKGERLYSCNVCGKRFCWPSRLKAHMRIHAADEPLGLFKMNPGK, from the exons ATGTCTTCGgttgagaacatgagagagttTGTCAACGAGCGGCTGACTGCTGCAGCTGAAGAAATATTCGGAGTTTTTGTCAAAACTATCGTCGAGTACCAGGAAGAAATCGACCGTCAGCGCAAACTGCTGGATAACGGTTGGAAACCTGCAATGAAGTTACACAGGACAG AGCAACATGTCtataaggaggaagaggaagaggaggttctcTGTGAGCAGCAGCATCTCTGTATTCAGCagaggagctccagtctggaccaagaggacccagagcctccacagattaaagaggaacaggaggaactctgcaccagtcaggagggagatcATCTTGAGCTGAAGCAGGAGACTGAGACCTTCATGGTGACTCCTACTCATGAGGAAACGGACCACAGTGAAGATATGACTCTGATCTTCAATCCCGATGACGCAGTCAATTTACCAGTTATAAGCTATGTGGTATCGGCACCAAAAAGTGACCACGAGCTCCTCTCACACAACACTCATGAAGCTGAAAGCCAAGATCACAAACGAGGCAGGAACGGAGACTCCGGATCAACTAAATATGCAACGcccaaaggaaagaaaaaactttTCCAACGGAAGGGACCCACTAAGAGACAGTCCAACCCAACCATGTCAATGATTGACAGCAATACACCCACggataaaatgttttttcaatGTGACACGTGTGAGAAGACTTTTCAGTTTAAGTCCCAAATGCAGAGACACCTGTTAATGCACACGGGTGAAAAGCCGTTTTCTTGCCACAcgtgtgggaaaagattcaaTCGGGCATCCTCATTGACTGATCATAAGAGAatacacacag AGCTCAGACAGCAACATGTCTGtaaggagatgatggaggaggaggaggctctctGTGACCAGCAGCTCTCTATTGAGGAGAGGAGCCCCAgtctggaccaagaggacccagagcctccacagattaaagaggaacaggaggaactctgcaccagtcaggaggaagagcagcttgagctgaagcaggagactgagaccttcatgttgactcctAATTGTGAGGAAATACTTTGCCAGAGGAACAGACCCACGAAGAGTCAGTCCAACCCGAGCATCTCAAAGATTGACAGCAATACTCACAcggataaaaaaaaagtaaaatgtgtCATGTGTGGGAAGGCTTTTCAGTATCAGTCCTTTTTGCAGAGACACCTGTTAATACACACGGGGGAAAAGCTGTTTACTTGCGACAcgtgtgggaaaagattcagTCGGCTTTCATCGCTGACTGATCATAAGACAatccacacaggtgagaagccgTATTTATGCAAAACATGTGGAAAAGCTTTCAGACTTGATTGTATCTTAAGAGCTCACATGATGACCCACAAGGGTGAAAGGCTGTATTCTTGCAACGTATGTGGAAAAAGATTCTGTTGGCCATCACGATTGAAGGCCCACATGAGAATCCATGCAGCGGACGAGCCGTTGGGTCTGTTCAAGATGAACCCTGGAAAGTAG
- the LOC130196877 gene encoding zinc finger protein 892-like translates to MSSVEYLRVLINQRLTAAADEIFGLLKTTIVEYEDEIDRQRGLLENIWKPDLKLYRIKLPQESVCEEEEEEEEVLSEQQLLYEKQLCIQERSFSLDQEDPEPPQIKEEQEELCTTQEGEPLELKQETEAFMLTPTYEQSDHSEDQYMYFNPDDTVDIPVIGSLVTESNTNRQLLSHNCHSESEAASDHQFLSYISHGADSHDQTGSTINAELRNNLNVFKTPPFKCDTCGKSFQFKSNLYAHNKIHTDERPHSCNVCGKNSDRCRY, encoded by the exons ATGTCTTCAGTTGAATATCTGAGAGTGTTAATCAACCAGCGACTCACTGCCGCGGCGGACGAAATATTCGGACTTTTAAAGACAACTATTGTCGAGTACGAGGATGAGATCGACCGTCAGCGCGGATTGTTGGAGAATATTTGGAAACCCGACTTGAAATTATACAGGATAA AACTCCCACAGGAAAGtgtctgtgaggaggaggaggaggaggaggaggttctcTCTGAGCAGCAGCTTCTCTATGAGAAGCAGCTCTGTATTCAGGAGAggagcttcagtctggaccaagaggacccagagcctccacagattaaagaggaacaggaggaactctgcacCACTCAGGAGGGAGAGCCTCTTGAGCTGAAGCAGGAGACTGAGGCCTTCATGTTGACTCCTACTTATGAGCAAAGTGACCACAGTGAAGATCAGTATATGTACTTCAATCCCGATGACACAGTCGACATACCAGTCATAGGCTCTTTGGTAACAGAGTCAAACACGAACCGCCAGCTCCTGTCACACAACTGTCACAGTGAATCAGAAGCAGCAAGTGACCACCAGTTCCTCTCCTACATCTCTCATGGAGCTGACAGCCACGATCAGACTGGATCAACTATAAATGCAGAGCTAAGAAACAACTTAAACGTGTTTAAGACTCCACCGTTCAAATGTGACACGTGTGGCAAGTCATTTCAGTTTAAGTCCAATTTGTATGCGCACAATAAAATCCACACAGATGAGAGGCCCCATTCTTGCAACGTCTGTGGAAAAAATTCAGACAGATGTCGGTATTGA
- the cenatac gene encoding coiled-coil domain-containing protein 84: MGAYYCSICRQTTFTGKGHIFGKNHQSRLRVVLLKFLEKVKEARQTLKKPQLEKFDCIEHKKTFWCYCCGREVDRNVTDENMTVLYGGLLEHMATPEHRKSTHKFWWENKADPKLRDKVIITEAETERFKAEVEKALESFVEKEDDFIKQQADVIRAQEKHRHEVLQSLLERDAEPELFNGPNGTGMSAEEAVSSQFTSRGSDHRAGSSFVESMVEAPRAATGHGLTFIGYQQSNRGNVHTGAVPPWLQEDPRGGTSAAAPPENGPSLQEFLKQKEKEKLKKLPPNRVGANFDHSSHTDANWLPSFGRVWNTGRRWQSRHQFRQEEGQKKKQKRKKELGTEGSKKAKTTEQLTNSDSI, from the exons ATGGGTGCATATTATTGTTCTATATGCAGGCAAACAACATTCACTGGGAAGGGACACATATTCGGGAAAAACCACCAGAGCAGACTCAGAGTGGTTCTCCTTAAATTCTTAGAAAAG GTGAAAGAAGCTCGCCAGACACTTAAGAAACCCCAATTGGAAAAGTTCGACTGCATCGAGCACAAGAAGACATTCTGGTGCTACTGCTGTGGGCGTGAGGTGGATAGAAACGTTACCGACGAGAACATGACTGTGCTGTATGGAGGCTTGTTAGAACACATGGCCAC CCCAGAACACAGGAAGAGTACTCACAAGTTCTGGTGGGAGAATAAGGCTGACCCCAAGTTAAGAGACAAGGTCATCATCACAGAGGCGGAAACTGAGAG gtTTAAAGCTGAGGTGGAGAAAGCATTGGAATCATTtgtggagaaggaggatgaCTTCATAAAACAG CAAGCTGATGTCATCCGGGCACAAGAAAAGCATCGTCATGAGGTCCTTCAGTCTCTTTTAGAG CGTGACGCAGAGCCAGAATTGTTCAATGGACCCAACGGCACAGGCATGTCTGCTGAGGAGGCTGTCAG CTCTCAATTTACATCTCGGGGATCAGACCATCGAGCGGGCAGCAGCTTTGTCGAGTCAATGGTTGAAGCACCACGGGCtgcaacaggtcatggcctgaCTTTCATCGGCTACCAG CAATCAAACAGGGGAAATGTGCATACAG GTGCTGTGCCTCCTTGGCTTCAGGAGGATCCTCGGGGGGGGACCTCCGCTGCAGCACCTCCAGAGAACGGTCCATCACTCCAAGAGTTCCTCAAACAGA aggagaaagagaagctgAAGAAACTTCCACCGAACCGAGTGGGCGCCAACTTTGATCACAGCTCTCACACAGACGCCAACTGGCTTCCCTCCTTTGGTAGAGTGTGGAACACTGGCCGACGCTGGCAGTCCAG GCACCAATTCAGACAAGAAGAagggcagaagaagaaacaaaagaggaagaaggagcttGGCACAGAGGGGTCAAAGAAAGCAAAAACAACTGAACAGCTGACAAATTCTGACAGCATTTGA